The Vibrio tarriae genome includes a window with the following:
- the vpsR gene encoding cyclic-di-GMP-binding transcriptional regulator VpsR (Not actually a response regulator, but instead a cyclic-di-GMP-binding transcription factor.) encodes MSTQFRMDSVPGSLVVVGGTYEPWLAVLEKVGWRCTQVADLRKADALFVETGPCIGIVDLSHDEFSLNGIANLVSSHKQVRWLAFIREAQLSSDTICQFIVNFCIDFFTAPIPDAQLLSTIGHQLGMLKLEKKVWPHFGSAGNMGLIGESMPMKRLRDQIKRIGPTDVSILIYGESGTGKETVAKAIHKTSSRAQKPFISVNCRAMSEKRLESELFGLGETEEDQQPFLLQADGGTLLLNDILTLPKSQQLNLLRFLQEGTVETRQGVRTVDVRILAANSSDIEKALIDGDFNEELYHYINVLRINVPSLKERASDIVLLAKHFLQEYSKEYNAQARSFSEDAVRGLTRYHWPGNVRELMNQIKRVVLMSDTVVLDESQLDLPKRSDGRRSLKSIRERSERDALLLVLESHSGQVSTAAKELGVSRATMYRLLNKHNLITDENF; translated from the coding sequence ACCTGGCTCTCTTGTTGTGGTGGGAGGTACCTATGAACCCTGGCTGGCTGTGTTGGAAAAAGTGGGTTGGCGCTGTACTCAAGTAGCAGATTTGCGCAAAGCGGACGCGTTATTTGTCGAGACTGGGCCATGTATTGGTATTGTGGATTTAAGCCATGATGAATTTAGCCTTAACGGGATTGCGAATTTGGTGAGTAGCCATAAGCAAGTCCGTTGGCTGGCATTCATTCGCGAAGCGCAGCTCAGTTCAGATACCATTTGCCAATTTATCGTAAACTTCTGTATCGATTTTTTTACCGCGCCGATCCCTGATGCTCAGTTGTTGAGCACCATTGGTCACCAACTTGGTATGCTGAAGTTGGAAAAGAAAGTTTGGCCACATTTTGGTTCGGCCGGCAACATGGGCTTGATAGGGGAATCCATGCCTATGAAGCGCTTGCGCGACCAGATCAAACGCATTGGTCCTACCGATGTCAGTATTTTGATCTATGGCGAAAGCGGAACCGGGAAAGAAACGGTAGCGAAGGCGATTCACAAAACATCATCGCGCGCGCAAAAGCCGTTCATCTCGGTCAATTGTCGGGCTATGTCAGAAAAACGCCTTGAAAGCGAACTGTTTGGCCTTGGTGAAACCGAGGAAGACCAACAACCCTTTTTGCTGCAAGCGGATGGCGGCACACTACTGCTAAACGATATTTTGACCTTGCCCAAAAGCCAACAACTGAACCTACTGCGTTTCTTACAAGAAGGGACTGTTGAGACACGCCAAGGGGTTCGTACGGTGGATGTGCGTATTTTGGCCGCCAACTCGTCAGACATAGAAAAAGCACTGATCGATGGTGATTTTAACGAAGAGTTGTACCACTACATCAACGTATTGCGGATTAATGTACCTAGCCTGAAAGAGCGCGCATCGGATATCGTGCTACTGGCTAAACACTTTCTGCAAGAATACTCCAAAGAGTACAACGCCCAGGCGCGCAGCTTCTCCGAAGATGCCGTACGTGGGTTAACTCGCTACCATTGGCCGGGTAATGTGCGTGAGCTGATGAACCAGATCAAGCGTGTGGTATTAATGTCAGATACTGTGGTGCTGGATGAATCTCAGCTCGATCTTCCCAAGCGCAGCGATGGCCGCCGCAGCCTGAAAAGCATTCGGGAACGCTCCGAGCGTGATGCACTGCTGCTGGTGTTGGAGTCGCACTCTGGGCAAGTTTCAACGGCAGCCAAAGAGCTGGGAGTATCGCGTGCAACCATGTATCGCTTACTGAATAAACACAACTTGATCACCGATGAAAACTTCTAA